The Octopus bimaculoides isolate UCB-OBI-ISO-001 chromosome 17, ASM119413v2, whole genome shotgun sequence genome includes the window agagagggtcatagcccaactaattagggagcgaatcaatttagatgagatgcagtttgggttcgtgccaggtaaacgcactactgatgccttatttctagtgagacagttgcaNNNNNNNNNNNNNNNNNNNNNNNNNNNNNNNNNNNNNNNNNNNNNNNNNNNNNNNNNNNNNNNNNNNNNNNNNNNNNNNNNNNNNNNNNNNNNNNNNNNNNNNNNNNNNNNNNNNNNNNNNNNNNNNNNNNNNNNNNNNNNNNNNNNNNNNNNNNNNNNNNNNNNNNNNNNNNNNNNNNNNNNNNNNNNNNNNNNNNNNNNNNNNNNNNNNNNNNNNNNNNNNNNNNNNNNNNNNNNNNNNNNNNNNNNNNNNNNNNNNNNNNNNNNNNNNNNNNNNNNNNNNNNNNNNNNNNNNNNNNNNNNNNNNNNNNNNNNNNNNNNNNNNNNNNNNNNNNNNNNNNNNNNNNNNNNNNNNNNNNNNNNNNNNNNNNNNNNNNNNNNNNNNNNNNNNNNNNNNNNNNNNNNNNNNNNNNNNNNNNNNNNNNNNNNNNNNNNNNNNNNNNNNNNNNNNNNNNNNNNNNNNNNNNNNNNNNNNNNNNNNNNNNNNNNNNNNNNNNNNNNNNNNNNNNNNNNNNNNNNNNNNNNNNNNNNNNNNNNNNNNNNNNNNNNNNNNNNNNNNNNNNNNNNNNNNNNNNNNNNNNNNNNNNNNNNNNNNNNNNNNNNNNNNNNNNNNNNNNNNNNNNNNNNNNNNNNNNNNNNNNNNNNNNNNNNNNNNNNNNNNNNNNNNNNNNNNNNNNNNNNNNNNNNNNNNNNNNNNNNNNNNNNNNNNNNNNNNNNNNNNNNNNNNNNNNNNNNNNNNNNNNNNNNNNNNNNNNNNNNNNNNNNNNNNNNNNNNNNNNNNNNNNNNNNNNNNNNNNNNNNNNNNNNNNNNNNNNNNNNNNNNNNNNNNNNNNNNNNNNNNNNNNNNNNNNNNNNNNNNNNNNNNNNNNNNNNNNNNNNNNNNNNNNNNNNNNNNNNNNNNNNNNNNNNNNNNNNNNNNNNNNNNNNNNNNNNNNNNNNNNNNNNNNNNNNNNNNNNNNNNNNNNNNNNNNNNNNNNNNNNNNNNNNNNNNNNNNNNNNNNNNNNNNNNNNNNNNNNNNNNNNNNNNNNNNNNNNNNNNNNNNNNNNNNNNNNNNNNNNNNNNNNNNNNNNNNNNNNNNNNNNNNNNNNNNNNNNNNNNNNNNNNNNNNNNNNNNNNNNNNNNNNNNNNNNNNNNNNNNNNNNNNNNNNNNNNNNNNNNNNNNNNNNNNNNNNNNNNNNNNNNNNNNNNNNNNNNNNNNNNNNNNNNNNNNNNNNNNNNNNNNNNNNNNNNNNNNNNNNNNNNNNNNNNNNNNNNNNNNNNNNNNNNNNNNNNNNNNNNNNNNNNNNNNNNNNNNNNNNNNNNNNNNNNNNNNNNNNNNNNNNNNNNNNNNNNNNNNNNNNNNNNNNNNNNNNNNNNNNNNNNNNNNNNNNNNNNNNNNNNNNNNNNNNNNNNNNNNNNNNNNNNNNNNNNNNNNNNNNNNNNNNNNNNNNNNNNNNNNNNNNNNNNNNNNNNNNNNNNNNNNNNNNNNNNNNNNNNNNNNNNNNNNNNNNNNNNNNNNNNNNNNNNNNNNNNNNNNNNNNNNNNNNNNNNNNNNNNNNNNNNNNNNNNNNNNNNNNNNNNNNNNNNNNNNNNNNNacaccatttcgagcgtggccgttttcgtgcgggtgacacgtaaaagcacccactacactctctgagtggttggcgttaggaagggcatccagctgtagaaactctaccaaatcagactggagcctggtgttgccatccggtttcaccagtcctcagtcaaatcgtccaacccatgctagcatggaaagcggacgttaaacgatgatgatgattgccacaTGAAAGGCATCCGTGCCGGTTACATGTGtgaggcacctgtgccagtgacacacaaAAGGCACttatgctggtgacacataaaaggtacttATGCCAtagacatgtaaaaggcacctgtccTGGCGACACATTAAAGGCACCCATAATGGTGACATacaaaaggcacccagtacactctttggagtggttggcattaggaagggcatccagctgcagaaaccaagctaaaacagactggaacctggtgcagcttctggCTTATCATCTCAagtcaaacagtctaacccatgccagcattaaaaaacggatgttaactgatggtggtggtggttgttgttggtggtattaTTATATTCAAGATTTTACATCATTGATTAATGTCTTTTGAGTGATTAAGAGTTGATTAAACTAAACTACCACTCTATTGTTTTTGATGATAATTGTTCCAgttgtgcaagtggctgagtactctgcagacatacatactgttaatgcagttctcagggagattcagtgtgacacataatcagtgtgacaaggctggtcctttggaTTACAGacataactcatttttgccagctgagtggattggagcaaggtgaagtaaagtgtcttgcccaaggacacaacataccACTGGAAACCACACTTGTGACTTtgtgattgtgagccgaatgccctaaccactaagccacacacaaaCGTCAACATTTAATTGATGACTATTGTTAAAAgtttattattgtgtttattattattattattattgtgtttaaggcagtgagttggcagaatcgttagcaggccaggtgaaatacttagtagtatttcatctgtcttgactttctgagttcaaattccgccgaggtcaactttgcctttcatccttttggggtcgataaattaagtaccagttgtgtactggggtcgatctaatcaactggcctcctacTCAAAgactttgggccttgtgcctagagtagaaaagattattattattgtgtttagcacgctggacgaaatgcttggcagtattttgtctgtctttgcattctgagttcaaatgcagtcagggtcaactttgccttctttcagagccgataaattaagtaccagttatgcaggGTAGGGATGGGAGGGGATCGATGTCTCATTCCCTTttcaagatttcaggccttgtgcctatagtaaaaaaaaaaaggattataattattgtttttattccatttatttatcagaATCAAAAAATTTGGCGGAACCAAACATTCAAGAAGGTAAAAATGAAGAAGTCCAAATTGAAAAGGGACAAAATCTTGCAGATGATAAAGCAAAAGATAAAGCTGTAGATTCGTCCATTAAAGAGCAATCGCAAAACTGGGAAAATAAATTCCATGTCAACTCTGAACAGAGCAGTTCTAAAGCAGATGCTTCATTGTCAGTAAATTCACCAAACCTCAATCCATCAGGAAGATTACCAGAAAATGTCAAAAGCAGCTTAAATGAACATAATGTGGATGCACCAGGTGTATTTGAAGACGGAAAGACAAAAGGGTCTGTTGGCAGAAATAATGAAGATTTTCAACATAATCTGATTAATGATTCTGTGATTAGGTCTAATAAACAATTACCAAATCTTGATCGATTTGGACAAGAATATAAGTTTCAGGTCAATGGACCGACTTCATTTGATAATAGTAACCAAAACCTTCCATCTGGTGTCAATACAGAAACAAACGAAAATGGAATGGTCCAGGAATCTCCACATTTGACTCGACAGAATTTCTTTCCAGTTGAAAGCATGGGAGTGACTACAGCAAAGAAGAACCCTTTTGAGGATGGTTTCCGAAAAGTTCACAATATTCAGGGACGTTTACCATTTCTTTCAAAGGGCCAGGGTGAAGATGAAATCATGGAGGCAAGGAATGAAAGACCTTCAGCTGTTCCGAATGGGAATTCAAGAGATTTTCAAATAAGCGGTAATTTCTATCATGGGGCTCCTGGAGAACTGCAGGATCACACGTCATCATTATACGTACCACCAATATATCCTGTACCACCAGGTAAGAGAACTCTATATTCgttttccacacacacatgtggctgtgtggtaagaaatgtgctttcaaccatatggttctgggttcattcccactgcatggcaccttgggcaagtgccttctactataaccttgggctaatcaaagcattgtgagcggatttggttgacagaaactggaagaagcctgttatatatatgtgtatatatatatatatatatatatatacagtatgtatatatacagtgtatatataNNNNNNNNNNNNNNNNNNNNNNNNNNNNNNNNNNNNNNNNNNNNNNNNNNNNNNNNNNNNNNNNNNNNNNNNNNNNNNNNNNNNNNNNNNNNNNNNNNNNNNNNNNNNNNNNNNNNNNNNNNNNNNNNNNatatatatatatatatatacgaagcaaataattcacgagaaaataatttgtgaagatatcattgactctattattatctagtgtaacaataataacTGACTCAATAATATAAGTGATTGCAGGCCccccaaaaaatattaaatagctgaaggattaaaattaatcaaaggacatacgaagtatgtctacctgctggaaataacagtcaaaactcttatttccTACAGGTAGaaatacttagtatgtcctttgattaattttaattatatatatatatatatatggtgtatatcttagtgtgtttgtgtttgtcccctgcctatatatatatatgagaaaataagatgacaaaggaataaagaatAATCCTATGAACTTCatttgcttacagctgtttctgcagaAACAGCTCTGGGCTAACAAAGGTCATAAAATAATTGTCTATTCCTTTCTCATCTTGTTTTCTTATTACTCTGTACTCGTCTAACACTTTATTCtgaaacatacgtatattgagttctacaccagttTTTacaatgcctaagcaaaatattaaaacatatatatatatatatagttaagattcagttaaattaggtacttaaattgagagGCACCTTGCCAGTTCAGTACAGTTTATACAGCTCAAATTTAGGTTTCTTTCAAATGTGATGCTTCTggtgatcgattaaatggagctgcttgaaacggccgtaatgtatTGATACTTATACATTCTTGttacttatttaaattatatatatgtaaatgagcatcaccatcatacaagtgatgttctttgtttccagtcttctaggAAAAAACCTGTCTGACCAaagggaaatatcaccttgcttggaaacgagtgagcattggtgacaggaagagcatccagccataaaaaacacatgctcacttcatttctttcctgtCTTCTCATGTCCGTTCTAACACAACCCTCATTACTAAACTACTGTAATCCTGCTGTAACCACTAAATTTAATGATAAGAATTAATCAGTCTTTGAATGTTATTACAGAGTGTCACCTGAAACCATTCCACGAGGACAGACGATATTACCTGGAGTTTGTCCCTGGTCATGGAATGAGACCTCGACCTTGTTCTGCAGGCACTATCTATAATCACACTAGATGTCAGTGTGTCATTGGATCTGTTGAAGTTACAGGTAAGTAGGAACACATTTAACAAGGATAAAATAtgctatgtgcatgcatatatgtatgtgtgtgaatgtgtatgtgtgtttgtgaatgtgtatgtatataacttccatacatacatatgtctgagtatatatctacctatatatatctatatccagacacctttaattttcaaaatctttcctttaatattaattggttgaaggagaggttttcttctagctgtttgtccttaatacccaagcttatgcagatatgtcacacacattcttggactaacttctagctgttttgcaatgtcagaagccttcgaatggggttcgttttccacaattctcttctaacagcgaagcttcctttccgagggcccaggtcggccgggacgagaatctgttgattcttttcctttaacagtagcaagaggaatttgaagattttcggcaatttttcactagctaagaccagcctcagattgcccaacaatacgacctctttgaaaatctgacagttctgctgaattttttgtgcgtgatATGGTTGCTCttcacaaatgtttaatataatggcacatggaatgaaaaagaataattacattgtaaattctacactgctgaaaacatattaagacgcttagatcagaaattttgaaaatttaaaggtgtctatttatttcctgcatgtctgtgtatatattctatatggtTTGTACAATGATACGTTGAGCTTCTTTTATGAGTACTACCAAATTACTTGAATGCATATATTGTGACTATAACAGGCTTCTagagtttccactcacaaggcttaggttggcaagcaaacttcttaaccacattacAATGTCTGCGTTTAtgtattaatgataaaaatatttgttttactttagaATGTGAACCAGAATTCTTCTTGGACTTCAATTACCAAATTGCTGATAAATCAAGGAACGGTCTCCCTCTCACTGTGTTTGGCGTCTATCCGCAACAAGGGGCAGGTGTTTTTAATAACGACAGTCACATTAAGATTTGGCGTTTCTCTGATGCTCACATTGGTAACAAGCTAACAATTCACATCAAGTTTAAAGACACTGGAAGCCATAGGAACCGAATTGAGTATTTAATATCTAACTGTTACCAAGACAACCGTCAAAAGACCAGCTCCGTGGCTTTGGCTCTCAACTGGAGAACAAGGGAAGTTTTGATGCTGGTCGATACAAATAAATCTGAGCCAAAAGTCCTTCGTTTAAAGTACACGGTAAGGGCTTTAAATTATAGTATtgttccgtttatatatttgttttgcaagatttttgatgtgaaatcgtgtgtttttattggctaaactggcaatatgaccatccccaaatacaatatAGTATTGTTGTTATGCAGTAATTGTCCTACCATTTCTGGAAGTAGAGACCATCATcttcaatgtttgttttccatgctggtatgggttggacagtttgacaagagcttgCAAGCCAGAGAGTGTTACCTGACTCcaatagtctgttttggcatgggttctacagctggatgcccttcctaattgccaaccacttcacagtgtgtggactgggtgctttatacaCGACACCagtaccaatgctttttacatgatgcaGTGAATATAAGTTCATTCCCATTCAATAGTCTCTACAATATACGGATCAAAGTGTCTTTAATTCTATTGCACTATtgagatttcaatattattgacaCATGGCTGAGTGGTTCAGGCactgagctcacaatcatgaggttatAGGTTCGATTCCTGCACCAAACACACTGGATGTTGTGTTAGATTAAGAGTTACAAGGTGTCTGTTTCCATGGTTACATAGGTAACTAAAACAAAAGCTATGCTACAAATCACCCTCAATTCTGAGTGACTGCTGTATTAGTTCAGTATCTTCttccgcccttttaaagcctagacAAGCTCATGGGCCTGGCttccatggcgtatgtgttccccccagctggacgggacaccagtccatcacagcgttactcaagaaacaagaagagtgagataaagttggggcgaaaaagtacaacaggggtcgccactaccccctaccagagcctcgtggagcttttaggtgtttttgctcaataaacacacaatgccgagtctgggaatcaaaaccgtgagtccgctgccataaccactgggccattgcacctccaccttaGTTCAGTGTAGCTATCTAATATTTTAGTCCTTtcgtatttaaactggccaaaatattctacctgcttttataTTAAACTAGCTAGATGTGGCCTCTCACacacaatattattctaaaaactaatagttacctcatcaaaatctcaatgctATCAGCTGATGCAGGATTCGCTCAaagcaatgtggataaataaggattacatttgacagattaatccaAATGCTAAAGAGCATGgagagatgttgatgatgataatgttgctaGTGTGTTACCATATTATTATGCTGCTATAGAGCTGTTATGTTAGCATCATAGTAAaaaatggtgagctggctgaatcacaACTCCAGCAGCATTTCTCTGGCTTTGTGAAccaagttcaaatgctgtcaaggttgactttgcctttcatcttttcaagtaccagtggagcgctgaggtcagtgtaatcaactagactCTAGTACAAACAGTTATATCACTGTTACCAgtcttatttataattatgttaCAGCATTATTGTGTCATACTCTTAATTCCTTCAACAGCCCAACCAATGGGAAAATCTTACTCTGAACTATGATGGTGAAATAATCCAAGCACAACTGGGACAAACTGTATCAGAGAGAGTCCCCTTGCAAGGTtagttggttctttttttttattccatcatTTAATGCCTGGCTCCCATAGTCCTGTAGAATCTGACTGGGtggaggactgcatcatgctgtCTACTTAGGtatggagtaaagattatttgccaacataacatggcagtcctggtttaggacgaatgttgctgtaatttagccccaggagacatcatctccagctgacTATACgccacaatctgtgtccttatattttcaaacaagggaatctagcaaccCCATTCAGctaaaaacaatatctgtgtatcgcgatttccgggtcatataaggacacagatcgtgtcgtatagccaactggagacaatgtctcctggggctaaactacagcaacattcgtcctaaaccaggactgccatgttatgttggcaaacaatctttactacaaagcactgttactgaatatctctcattgtgaaaCTTACTCAGgtatggtttctaaagctggatgctcttcttagtGCTTTGCTTGTACAAGGATACATTTATAAAATAGGTTGGGACAGAGTTTTCTACAActggaaattttatataaatacctttcaaacagcatagattacgattataaagaaatttgtgggaaaaTTCATAAGATCTGAGTTTTTTGCCCATAACTTGGTGAACGTTTGTTGTGGATAGcaggtactcttttacttgtttcagtcatttgactgtggccatgctggagcaccacctttagtcaagcaaatcgaccccaggacttattcattggaagcctagtacttattctatcggtctcttttgccactaagttacggggacataaacacactaccatcgactgtcaagcgatgttggggggacaaacatatatatatatacacgacggacttctttcagtttccatctaccaaatccactcacaaggctttggtcaacccgaggctatagaagacacttgcccaaggtgtcacgcggtgggactgaacccagaactatgtggttgataagcaagctacttaccacacagccactcctgatgaACTTTGGGaataaaacaatgttattttcatcTCTGTTCAATGTTGTTACCAGTGCCATAAATCTTTCTCGatctgcctctttctcttccttcacgGACACTACCCCTTACTTCCACTCCATTCAATTCTTTCATTCCCCACCCCTAATGCCATTTATTGCCCCATCAACACATTTTTCTTGTGTACCTAGATTTTTGTTGCCAGAGACAAGAGTTAATACTTTAAGACACCCACAAGTCCATCTCCTGTTTATTTCCCCAGTGGGAATTAAAATAGCATGGCTTTCAGTACCAGTTCTatactatatgcacacacattacctACATGTTTTCATAGACCACTAAATTGAAGGAAATCATTGAGTTTAATTAAAAAGAATTCTCTACAACCCTTCTATGTCAAATTTGACACTTTAGAGACATCAGATCTTAAGAATGATCTGGTGCCTCTAAAGTgtcaaatttgataaaatttaacaCGAAGGggtgtaaataatttttttttttttgctatctccACTTTAGAGACATCAGATCCTATGAAGGTTGGAAAGGATCTGGTGTCTCTAAAGTGTCAAATTTGATAAAAACTTGACAGGAGGGGTGTATAGAACtcttttttaataattctttctggaATTACCCCCTTGGTGTACTAAATCTAAAGTTCTGTTTCTATGTGCTGCTACCAGGTGAAATTGAACCTCGACCAAGTGGTTTTATTGTTGGTAATTGTGGTCATTTCCCAAGCTTCACAGGTTTAATACAAGAGgtaagcctttttttttcttccgtacAATTATTtgtcatgattatcatcataatttGTTATTTACACAATCATAAACACCATATAACATGCTTACTAATTCTGATATTCTTGAAAAAGCTGTCCTTAGAGCTTCCTTAATAATCCTACTGGCATAATGTCATCAaagctataataataaaattgttcaGAACCTTTGCATTGCACTAATTAGAAACCTATCTGCTGAGTCAAAAGGTAGTTTGCTGTTAGTCCCATCAGAATAACAAAACATCAACTTgtgattaaaattcttttttttttttaaacaggttCAAATCTACCTCTGTAATCCACGAAGAGAGAAACTGATGGACAGGCATTACCTAGACATAGTAGCAAGTGAACTCAACTCACCAGTGACTTGAACTTCAGCAGCAGATATCACCTAACAACTAGACATAGGACTGTTGAATTATTTAGTTATCACATGTGTACATACTtaggaaaataaatacaagatttaaaacaaaaatatgtgaaTTTGTCTATATTGCATGCATATTCAATCAGACTTAATTGTATCTGTTTAATCACCTGTTTGGTCAGGTAAGCCAGGACTGAGCAATCTAGTGTCAACACTATCTGGATGgagtaaaaaaattatacaaacacttgcaactaaataaaaataaaagacaaaattgccaAACAACCACCGTCAGTCGTTGCTaaggagaaaggagaaacaaggaaaacacaaacagtaaataattttcatttatttcagaggGATAAATCTGGAAGAATGGGTGGCGCCAATACCTGGACGACCATGCTTCACAGGTTTGTATGTGATACTGAATTCACCCAAATAATGGCCAATCATTTcaggctgaaagaaagaaaaaatttatagcccttaactttcttttaaaatacaacACCACTACTTtggttataattaattttaaaaattatttttagaaataactttgttgttattgaaCTGAATCTAATATAAATTTGATAGGCTGAGCCCTTTAGCATCCAGACTACTCTTCTGTCCAACACGATGCCTATTCAGGCATTAACTTGTAACTAGAAGATGCTGATATGATGTGATTGCCGGTTTTATATGAATGTTACTAGACAGATCCTAACCAACAACCAGAATGTCCACGTTTTATTGAGATTAAGACTGGAGACTAGAATACTTCCACACCATTATTACATCAGACCCTCTCCCCACAACACTGAAATTCTAAATTCTATGAAAAATAGAGGAAGACATTAGAGAGCTGTGTGAGCTTAAGTTTGTTGCTAAAATTCCTGAGAATACCTGGGTCAATTCAGAAATCTAGTGTCAGCACAATATTCATCTGAGTGAGCTGAGAAGATTCATCATAAATGTTCCAGAATGAGTCGTGTGGaattacatatatactaatattgcttttaaccctttagcattcaaattgctCTGCCAAATGTAGtacttgtttattcacataattttgaattcatcttgcattatctcatagattCCAGATTTCAATTTTTACTGGATCTGGATGGTTTGAAcctagaatattttggccaaatatggCTGGTTAAATGCTCAAGGCTTCAAGTGTCCCTATTTAAATGAAAAGAATCTCTACAAATTATTTTATCTAAGAACCACTTGCTATGTTATGTTCTAAAATCAGCCAAAACAGTTATTTGGGATGGAGTAGCTGCTACATACATTCAGCTTGATATGTAAAAGAAATGCAATCCTCTCTCCATCTCAACCAGTTCAGGAAAATCATAAACCAAGTACCACCCCTCTAAACAtatatgccaacatggaacataaTGCTGCTAAGTAGGAGGGAGCCACATGAGCTAACACTAAGATTACCATGTAACCACAAATGCTTTATTCTAGGAGAAAATACAACCAGATTTTAACTCCAGTTAAAATCTGGTTGTATAAGTGGTAAATATGAATATTAGTAGTCTAGCATATCAACACATTTTGATCTCGATAACATCTACATCTCAATTTAATAAAGATCTATAACCTGAAAATAACAAATCTGATCATCTGGATCAAGTCAGTAATCTTGTGTCAACACAACAATCATCGGAGTGAGCTGAGTAGATTCATCATGAATGTTCCAGAACGATTTGTCTGATATTAACTCgctttcagtaaattttctacagctaaatTCCTTCCATGTCACTAACCAATTTGTCCACCAAGAGCCCTCTTGACTATGTTATCCCACTCATTAACTtttctttacagaatgtactggtgGATGCATTGTTATTGCTGGCACAAAAAGCAGTGAGGCTGCCTTGTACCTATCCCATTCGCTGTCTCCTTTATACAATAGTGTGGTACAGCCAATATTGGATAAAGGAAAGGGTGATTGCAGAATCAAATCATCAACAGTGTTCATAACTCAGAAGCCCTTTGACTTCTGTGTATTCCAAAAGTATAACTATGTACATCAGATAGCTACAAAAATCTTATATTATcaaaataatggtttcgaattttggcagaaggccagtaatttcagtgggctggttaagtcaattacatgaactCCAGAGCACAACTGtcactgcctttataataatgatgggaggggatgagtcaattacatcggccccagtagaatttgaactcataacagaGTGACTGgtgaataccgctaagcatttcatccagcgtgctaaccattctgccagctcaccacctaacatcataatattaataactgATAGAAATATCAGTTGATTTCTACAATTCATTACATTTCCTGATGTTACCTCTAATGGCAAAAATAAACTTCCCAAGTCACCATCATAAAATGGGTGACACTAATTAGTgagcatttcatttcatatggTAATATTTAAACCAAATTTAAATAACTTTGTACTTCACTCATTCCATCTACAATTTTGGGACAAACttcagttctatatctaagaaCCATGTCATATTGTGATAAAAGCacagctttaaccctttagtgtttaaaccggctatatccggcccaaatattctacccattttatgctcaaactggccagaaccagcctctcacacctaccctacaatgtcattctaaaaataaacaattacatctttcaactcttgaagctacaagataataccagattaatttttaaaaatgtaaatgaataaggattacttttgacatattaatttgaatgctaaaggattaacatATTAATACAAAAATGGCTACAGCTGAATAATTTTGCTGGAATCTAACCAAGACATGGACAATTCTAAAATCTTCACTTACCTTTATTTCAACTTGGTTAAAACTTTTGCCATTGTAGATACCAACAATGCTCCCAATCATTTCGGGTACAATAATCATGTTTCTTAAATGAGTTTTGACAACCtgcaacatacaaacaaaaccacATTTAACATGAGTTCTCAATgttttattgatgcatttatgTCAGCCTttttctatgccagcatgaaTTCGACAAGACTTCTTGAGACAGTATTTGGTGACCAAAACGAGCAGGCTTACTTGGGTGTTAGGGTCttgttccactgcatggcattctGGGCAAGCATCTTTTACAAACCTACAAAAATCCAtcagagtggatttgatagacagaaactgaaagaagcccatcatatatacatg containing:
- the LOC106874798 gene encoding uncharacterized protein LOC106874798 isoform X1, whose product is MKAKTKKKNSTLLGHRNLLKSYNNMKPSRMIILLMFYGVTSALSGIEHFTPLVSYSLPGSGQLGAFSRYTIDRCAELCLKTRPCISFEFDLFYEICYLSKFNRSNYNLVTSKTRNYYELNTESKNLAEPNIQEGKNEEVQIEKGQNLADDKAKDKAVDSSIKEQSQNWENKFHVNSEQSSSKADASLSVNSPNLNPSGRLPENVKSSLNEHNVDAPGVFEDGKTKGSVGRNNEDFQHNLINDSVIRSNKQLPNLDRFGQEYKFQVNGPTSFDNSNQNLPSGVNTETNENGMVQESPHLTRQNFFPVESMGVTTAKKNPFEDGFRKVHNIQGRLPFLSKGQGEDEIMEARNERPSAVPNGNSRDFQISGNFYHGAPGELQDHTSSLYVPPIYPVPPECHLKPFHEDRRYYLEFVPGHGMRPRPCSAGTIYNHTRCQCVIGSVEVTECEPEFFLDFNYQIADKSRNGLPLTVFGVYPQQGAGVFNNDSHIKIWRFSDAHIGNKLTIHIKFKDTGSHRNRIEYLISNCYQDNRQKTSSVALALNWRTREVLMLVDTNKSEPKVLRLKYTPNQWENLTLNYDGEIIQAQLGQTVSERVPLQGEIEPRPSGFIVGNCGHFPSFTGLIQEVQIYLCNPRREKLMDRHYLDIVASELNSPVT
- the LOC106874798 gene encoding uncharacterized protein LOC106874798 isoform X2 — encoded protein: MKPSRMIILLMFYGVTSALSGIEHFTPLVSYSLPGSGQLGAFSRYTIDRCAELCLKTRPCISFEFDLFYEICYLSKFNRSNYNLVTSKTRNYYELNTESKNLAEPNIQEGKNEEVQIEKGQNLADDKAKDKAVDSSIKEQSQNWENKFHVNSEQSSSKADASLSVNSPNLNPSGRLPENVKSSLNEHNVDAPGVFEDGKTKGSVGRNNEDFQHNLINDSVIRSNKQLPNLDRFGQEYKFQVNGPTSFDNSNQNLPSGVNTETNENGMVQESPHLTRQNFFPVESMGVTTAKKNPFEDGFRKVHNIQGRLPFLSKGQGEDEIMEARNERPSAVPNGNSRDFQISGNFYHGAPGELQDHTSSLYVPPIYPVPPECHLKPFHEDRRYYLEFVPGHGMRPRPCSAGTIYNHTRCQCVIGSVEVTECEPEFFLDFNYQIADKSRNGLPLTVFGVYPQQGAGVFNNDSHIKIWRFSDAHIGNKLTIHIKFKDTGSHRNRIEYLISNCYQDNRQKTSSVALALNWRTREVLMLVDTNKSEPKVLRLKYTPNQWENLTLNYDGEIIQAQLGQTVSERVPLQGEIEPRPSGFIVGNCGHFPSFTGLIQEVQIYLCNPRREKLMDRHYLDIVASELNSPVT